The sequence GTTGGCATCTACTTGATAGGTTCCGTCTTCAATCTTTTGTCTTAAGAGATTCAGCTTTTCTTCTGATGTGGTCTGCTTTACTTCTTTCATAAGAGCATCTTTAAGGCTTGAGATGAACTTGGTATCCATTGCTTCCTGAGGAACGGAACGGATCGTGATTTCATCGTAATTGTTCTTGCCGGATTCAGAAGGGGTGATATCATTTTGATCCTGGTTTTGCCGTATCATGGAGGTATTATACAACGTACCGTAATAGTTCTGTGAAATACGCATTTATTTACTCCTTTCTAAGAATTTTATAAGGAAGTTCGATTTGCCTGGTGGCTCATCAAAGGCTGCTTTTTCTTTACATTTATAATATCGTCAGTTTTAAGAAAATATTAACTTCAGGAACAGAATTTCTAAATTAAAGAGAACTTAAGTGCTTCATCAGGACGCCTGCTATATTTGCGCAGGACACCTGCCTGGTAACAGCTCCTATATTATAGGCTACCATTGGCATTCCGTAAACAACGCAGCTTTCTGCATCCTGCCCAATGGTAAAGGCTCCCTTCTTTTTCATATTGAGAAGTCCTTCGGCCCCGTCACGTCCCATGCCGGTCATGATGATCCCCACGGAGGAGGCTCCGGCTGTATCGGCAATGGACTGGAATAGAACGTCCACGGAAGGACGGTGTCCGCTTACTTTTTCACCTGGATAGCAGCTTACCGTGTAACGGCTTCCCATTTTAACTACCTTCATCTGTAGGTCACCGGGAGCAATCAGCACTTGACCCCTTTCAATGGGATCCCCGCTTTGGGCTTCTTTCACATTCATGGCGCAAAGCCGGTTTAAACGGTCTGCATACATTTTGGTAAAGCCCTCCGGCATATGTTGTGTGACCACAATTCCAGGCGTGTCTGCAGGAAGGTCTTTAAGCACCTGGAGAGTAGCTTCAGTTCCGCCTGTGGAAGCGCCTATGGCAATTATGGTATTAGAGGCATTCAAGGAGAAGGCCGTTTTTCCCATGGCAGAATTCCCTGGCTCTATGAGAGCAGGGGGAGAAACCGGGACTTTAATGACTGCACGGGAAGCAATAAAAATTTTGCTGATCAAGGTATTTAAGAATGTGCTGGCAGTATTACTGCTGGACATGTCAGGTTTTCTTACAAAGTCCACGGCGCCTGCGGAAAGGGCTTCAAACACGTTTAAATTAAGAGAAGAGACTAAA is a genomic window of Lacrimispora sphenoides containing:
- a CDS encoding flagellar biosynthesis anti-sigma factor FlgM, whose product is MRISQNYYGTLYNTSMIRQNQDQNDITPSESGKNNYDEITIRSVPQEAMDTKFISSLKDALMKEVKQTTSEEKLNLLRQKIEDGTYQVDANKIAERILLYKGADFHE
- a CDS encoding protein-glutamate methylesterase/protein-glutamine glutaminase, with the translated sequence MAKKIRVFIVDDSLLFRKVLIDNLSQNPNIEVIGYAVDAFDAERKIPLLKPDVVTLDVEMPMINGIEFVKKLLPKHPVPVILVSSLNLNVFEALSAGAVDFVRKPDMSSSNTASTFLNTLISKIFIASRAVIKVPVSPPALIEPGNSAMGKTAFSLNASNTIIAIGASTGGTEATLQVLKDLPADTPGIVVTQHMPEGFTKMYADRLNRLCAMNVKEAQSGDPIERGQVLIAPGDLQMKVVKMGSRYTVSCYPGEKVSGHRPSVDVLFQSIADTAGASSVGIIMTGMGRDGAEGLLNMKKKGAFTIGQDAESCVVYGMPMVAYNIGAVTRQVSCANIAGVLMKHLSSL